The genomic interval TTTCTGATTTTCTATTCTTGTTTTCTCTGTTGGGGGTTTGCCCCCCTTCAGGTCATAAACAAAAGTCactaaaaaatcaaactttcaaaatagcaatattaaaatgtaaattCAATAACACAACTTAATCCATTATCATGTATAAATATCTTTAACTAAACAACAGAATGTAACATACATAAGGTAACTTAGGTAAGTACTTTGCAGTGAAAAGACATGTATATGTCCTTGCAACATACCTGCAATTCGCTAACAGTATCGGACCAAAGGACATCCAAAGCATCAATGCTGTTCTCCCTCTCCAGGTCTCCTATAAAGCCATATCTTAACCAAATAGAAACTGAATTATGTATCAAGTACTCTGAATATGCACATTTGTCATGGATCATGGATCAAAGTATATCCCATCTATTGATATTTATCAGAAACAGGCCATCGTTCATGATTTACATTTAAAATTGGTAATCATGTCCATGCAAGCAGAAAAAATTGCTTGGCATTAGCATTTTGCCTCAATGGCCATATTAGGCATCAAAGCTAATAGTTCATATGACTGTACATGGGTAGTATTTCTCAACAACTTTTCCTTTTACACATTGCAAAATTCAATCAAAGGACAATTCTCATGCTACCAATAATCCTTACAAGAGCAATCCCCGTTTATGAAATGATGGAAACGTATTCTATCTCTTACTATTATGTCTCTTTGGTATACTTTAGAGATTAGTTTCATGAATTCGTGACAGTCCTCGCAAGACCTTAGGTTCTTTACAATCCTGATTTTGGATCCAGGACATGTCCTGATCAGTCCATAAGCAAGAGCTAGCTTCTCACTATGGTGAAGCAATTGAATGGCTTTCTCCTCGTCATCCATCTCGAGCATTACCTCTGATACTTTTGGATTATATCCTTCTTTTTTCAGTTTATCTACCATCTGATCCaatttgacaaatattttttctgcTTCCGGGTGATAATAATCCCCCATCACAAATTCATGCACAACACCATCAATTTCAATCCTACTAAACCCTGGCGGCTTTACCAGACCCTTTTTATTCATCAACTCTCTAACCTCTGCCTTGTCACACCATTTCCCTGTCGACGCATAAACATTACTAACGAGTATGTAACTTCCACTATCATGTGCACTCATACCTTGCAGCTCAAGGTGTTTCATCAAACGCTCAGCTCTTTTGGTATCTGCATGAACTTTGCAGGCCCATATCAGGGTCCTCCAAAGGATTGCATCAGGTTTCATTGGCATTGCATTAATGAAATCTTCAGCTTCCTCCAAACACCCTCCTCTTGCAAGGAGGTCCACCAAGCAACCAAAATGTTGAATTGTGGGTTTCATACCGTAACGCTTTTGGACATCGCCAAAAAACATGTAACCTTCACGAACCAAGCCTGCATTCCTACATGCCGATAAAATAGCTGTAATTGTCAGCTCATCAGGTTTTATATTAAACATTTCCATTTCAACAAACAAGTCAATAGCTTCTTTGCACAGCCCATGGCAAGCGAGGCCAGAAATCATTGCAGTCCAAACAAAAACATCTCTATCCACAACCTCATCAAACACCTTCCTAGCACTCTCTACACACCCACATTTGGAATACATATCAATAAGTGCAGTGCAT from Cicer arietinum cultivar CDC Frontier isolate Library 1 chromosome 5, Cicar.CDCFrontier_v2.0, whole genome shotgun sequence carries:
- the LOC101515569 gene encoding pentatricopeptide repeat-containing protein At4g21065-like: MDVTSMSQALQLHAQVIKLRTQNQRNLSNLFTFAALSPSGDLNYARLLLNSNPSLNSYYYNTIIRAYSHTSNPTHHFQALSLFLFMLQPPNNNHYVPTPDNFTYPFVLKCCARLKLTQQGKQLHGLIVKLGFGSDIYIQNALIHMYCEIDELGVARILFDKMSDRDVVSWTSLIDGLVNHDLSIEAIGLFERMLEAGIEVNDVAVISVLRGCADSGALSVGRKVHGIVKEKGIGSKANVCTALIDMYSKCGCVESARKVFDEVVDRDVFVWTAMISGLACHGLCKEAIDLFVEMEMFNIKPDELTITAILSACRNAGLVREGYMFFGDVQKRYGMKPTIQHFGCLVDLLARGGCLEEAEDFINAMPMKPDAILWRTLIWACKVHADTKRAERLMKHLELQGMSAHDSGSYILVSNVYASTGKWCDKAEVRELMNKKGLVKPPGFSRIEIDGVVHEFVMGDYYHPEAEKIFVKLDQMVDKLKKEGYNPKVSEVMLEMDDEEKAIQLLHHSEKLALAYGLIRTCPGSKIRIVKNLRSCEDCHEFMKLISKVYQRDIIVRDRIRFHHFINGDCSCKDYW